tttttattttctttctcaATATTATTTAGTTATAAACAATTCTCCCTGTGTCCTCACAATATATGTATAAGGATAGAATTTATGACCGCCCAGCACCTCTTTTCCGAAATCTTATAAAACTCgggaataaataataataattcttgcGCTTTTCTCTGCCCGCCCGTTGTTGTTCGCATTTCCCACATTTCTTTGCCATTCTTATGGCAATGTCAACATTTCTTTTGCTTCTCTAATGGcctgacacacacacacacacagactaCTCGCACACTCTGAAATTTCGGCACACACGCACCTACGGGTACATGTATTTTCAATCGGTTGTTGTTTTCTCGTGTCGGTTATGCATAGCCATAAATTTTGGTAAAAGCTTCTCTAGGTCGAGGGCTACGGGCAGTCCGAAAATAAAGCGGATAATTTCTGATGCTGACACATACGCACACAGGCACACAGGACGGAAAGGaccccgcacacacacagtaaCCAATTGTTGTTTTcgccattttttgtttgtcattTAACAGATTTTTCTGTCCTCGCTTGGTATTGATTTCTAATTTTTCCTTCGTaggcttaataaaaaattgtagcgCCCCATGAATGTGTCGGTGCTGGCTTCTGAGTGTGCGTGAAAGCGAGTTTTTAttatgtgtgcgtgtgtgtcgCATTGATTTCGTAATTTATGACCGATTTGATGGATTGctcaaataactttttatgcttatttttgagtttttattgttttacaaCTTGTggttgtttttgctgctgcttgtgGCATTTCACATGGGGTATTTGTGGTTTTTGCGTGCCCATCCAGGAGATCCACATTATCCTTTGGCAGGCTTAATGGAAATCATTTTGTTTTGGCTAAAATGTGACACTTTAGGTGTGGAAGAAAAATACTGTTGCCTATATATCTGGGCACATAATACGTTACTTAATATATGCACTTAATTTAATGTAGGCGATTCTTTTTGAACTTAATTATCTCAAATTGATATTTCAGCCTACGtactaataaaacaaattaaatcaagTGACATATAAATTAACAGTTTAATAGGTTaattacactcaaaaaattattttttcttaaatatagaaaaaaaaattttttctgtgcgtcaaaaaaatattctataaagaggaaaaattttctaatcttcagaaaaattttctaatcttcaaaaaaattctgaattgaacgagtttttttagaaaatattttctgaaatacagaaaaatcaatttttttctaaagtataaggtttatttttctaatcatcctttctttttttgagggttaaaatcgccattgattttagaaaaaaaaagactgaacttttctaaaactaaaaaaaaattgccattaaaattataaatatttctacataatagaaatattgtttttctaataacagaaacattttttgaagatttttctaacattttgaaaaaaatgtgtgatattaagaaatatttttctagaaaataaaaaatttaaccgtatttgatcgatttcctttcttatagactttttagaaaagttttttttagcctaagaaaaaatcgctattaatcgaagaaaatttccgggattggtagcctaggggtctaacgcgtgcgtgcatgcatatgttattcaagcttgcggctgcaagagtgagttcaaacccacgtcgagacgaaaaactcgtggtgtctttttgttttttttttaacactaatagttacatattaataaaaaaaatgtattgcattttgtttaagtttttcaaatttgaaacattcaattactgttactattgaaccataataaataataaatatataaatattaatattaatcaataaatatttaaaagtaaaattaaatgataaactaaaaggaataaccagaagaaagccagatcaatttgagtaaaaataggagaacaaaatgtgaatagactttgtacagcgcctcacgtgatgcttccgtggcgtagctagtagagtgcttgactgcaaactgtgaggcgcgagcggttagcggttcgaatcccgcgtgcggcgaccaagatgtttttctcaaaatagtaagttattgggtttttatatttataatttgtaatttgtacactcatttcagttccaatttgaaaccacccatgtgctcaattaaaggaaattaaaataaggtgacaaacaagaaagaaaaaaaaaacaacacaaaggccgtggcgtcacagaaacaaccgggtataattccgaagcccgaaaatagatttttgtattttctgaatttcagaattttttttttttttatttaaaaaatatttgtctatatttaaaaaaaaccgtatttctattttttagaaaacctttatttctaaattctaagaaataattttttactttctagcaaaatatttctaaattgcagtctatttttttttgatttttagaaaaaacgtctttgattttaaaaacctactttctttaatatagacaaaatcgccagtaaagcaaattcataggcgattttctaaaaccaagggcgatttcagtcgattttttttttgggtgtaattGTAAGAGATACATTTTGATATCTGTCCTATTTTATGCACTGCCCACAACAAAGGgaattgtaaaaattaaaccTCATTAGTTTATTCGTTTcaattgcaatttaaattaagtacgTGCCACTGCTCATTTTAAGTTAGCCCaataattaatgttaaaatGCTGCAGGGCTTACGATGTCCGTTGCTAGCTAATTGAGCCAAACGCATCTgcgtaattaaattttcagccAGGGcccataaaataaatcaaccaAAGCGATGGACTAAAAGGGGGAATTTTGTGCGGGAACTCGGTAGCATGGATGAGTTCAGACCaatcacccaaaaaaaaaatcgactgaaatcgcccttggttttagaaaatcgcctatgaatttgctttactggcgattttgtctatattaaagaaagtaggtttttaaaatcaaagacgttttttctaaaaatcaaaaaaaaatagactgcaatttagaaatattttgctagaaagtaaaaaattatttcttagaatttagaaataaaggttttctaaaaaatagaaatacggttttttttaaatatagacaaatattttttaaataaaaaaaaaaaaaattctgaaattcagaaaatacaaaaatctattttcgggcttcggaattatacccggttgtttctgtgacgccacggcctttgtgttgttttttttttctttcttgtttgtcaccttattttaatttcctttaattgagcacatgggtggtttcaaattggaactgaaatgagtgtacaaattacaaattataaatataaaaacccaataacttactattttgagaaaaacatcttggtcgccgcacgcgggattcgaaccgctaaccgctcgcgcctcacagtttgcagtcaagcactctactagctacgccacggaagcatcacgtgaggcgctgtacaaagtctattcacattttgttctcctatttttactcaaattgatctggctttcttctggttattccttttagtttatcatttaattttacttttaaatatttattgattaatattaatatttatatatttattatttattatggttcaatagtaacagtaattgaatgtttcaaatttgaaaaacttaaacaaaatgcaatacattttttttattaatatgtaactattagtgttaaaaaaaaaacaaaaagacaccacgagtttttcgtctcgacgtgggtttgaactcactcttgcagccgcaagcttgaataacatatgcatgcacgcacgcgttagacccctaggctaccaatcccggaaattttcttcgattaatagcgattttttcttaggctaaaaaaaacttttctaaaaagtctataagaaaggaaatcgatcaaatacggttaaattttttattttctagaaaaatatttcttaatatcacacatttttttcaaaatgttagaaaaatcttcaaaaaatgtttctgttattagaaaaacaatatttctattatgtagaaatatttataattttaatggcaatttttttttagttttagaaaagttcagtctttttttttctaaaatcaatggcgattttaaccctcaaaaaaagaaaggatgattagaaaaataaaccttatactttagaaaaaaattgatttttctgtatttcagaaaatattttctaaaaaaactcgttcaattcagaatttttttgaagattagaaaatttttctgaagattagaaaatttttcctctttatagaatatttttttgaagcacagaaaaattttttttttctatatttaagaaaaaataattttttgagtgatTAAACGTTAAATCAATATTGTTAAATCCccgcacacaaaaaaacagaTCCACATAGGCAAGCATTCACGTATTAATTGGTGTTCGTGAGTCTCTTGCATTTAAATAATCCATGAGCTGCCACATCTGTGTCTGCGTTCCCAACTATGTGTGTGAGTTTTAAGCCATCTGAGCTGTGTAAAGTAACTGCTTTCTGGGAACAACAAGCCCAGCAAATCCTGTCCACATTCACATTCCGGCACATTGTTGCAATTGTTGCAATTGTGTTTCAGTAATTATAATCGTATTAGAACCTGCATTGTGTTCCTGGCACGTtgactttatttaaatactgtCAAAACTTGATTGGAAGTTTGGGTTTGCATACACAGACCATTCCGGccttgagtttttttttatgtacgAAAATACCTGCCTATTGttttaaagaaacattttatCTTGATGTTATCATATATCCCTAATgttgaatattaaaaacaagaggaaTCGCTGTAGTAGatcaaaaaactgttttttcgGCTGAAGGTAGTACGACGGCTGTTCCTGTGAATTCAAAGCAAACACGCTTCCATTCGCGTCTTACATACTTTTccccgaatacaatataccccttTACTCGACGAGTAACGTGTGTAATAAGATATCCTGTTTGATTTGGCTTCCTGCGACCATTGAGCCTCGGTGCGTTCGAACTGAGAACGAAAAATGAACAAAGACCAACTATCCATCAGGCCGGCACACACATTTCCATGCAAATGGGTATatatgttattttttgggtcaGCGATTCGGGGGAGGCTCCGTGGCAGCGGCTGGGTGCGGAATGCCCTTTCCCTATTTCTCTTCGGCACTTAAGGCCAACAAATACAAACAggcataataaaataatcgatgcttttaaaatttgcataagtTCGGATACCGCAGATGCTACGCCAGAGGAGCTAGAGGAGCGTATTTCCATATCCCATTCTGCCTTCTCCGGTCTCCGCTCcccattgcgcatacgccacgtggACAGGGCCAGGGCCCAGGCCAAAGTCCTAGACCTGGAGACGGCGACAGTGGCGGTCGGCAAGTTCGTGGGCGTTCGATTTAATTGTGGGAATTCGGCGTCTGCCACGCACCCATCACATGGACGGACGTGGCTAaaaagttgaatttttaaGCACTCCAAGGCGGGCTTGAGTCCCAAGACccatatattttcattaacaTGTGTGGGTCGGAGTGAAAGTTTCAGGGCTCCGATTGAACGTGGCCTTGCTGCAGCCGTGGGAACTCTGCCCCAAAGTACACGTCCTTATGTACAGCAAAGTGACGAGCTAGCCGACAGAAGGAGCAATCACTTGTCGGGCAGAGCCTTTTAACCTTCCAGATTTCACATTTCATTAACGTCCACAACGCCCGGCTGGCAGGTTAACTGTGTCCCGGTTTTTGAAATCTCGTTAGATTctaaataatttcggtttcgCCTCAGTGCGTGAAATGTTTGCCTAGAAGTGCATTAACTTGCACTCAGTTAACACGCGGTTATAAGATAACAATTACATTTGTATTCCTTAAGGTTTAATTGCAAGGTAATCTTCTGCGCTTCAAAGCTTTTCAGTACTAACTTtgaaacaataaatatattacgaTTCTATACTCATAAGTGACCAATacatattcaaatttttaatggcgATATAAACAACCCAGAAAATTAAAAGCACTTTTACCTCCAAATTGTTATTCCAAGTCTAAATTTAatgttgaatttaaattattgagtTGAACGAGTTTGAGTTTTCTAGTCCGATTGTTAACTTTAAAGACGGCTTTAAACACTAAACTTTAAACaccaaactaaatttaaatttaacatccAGAGCTAGCCCTTAGTCGGGTTATCAGTGTGTTCAGGAACTTTACACACGCCATATGATTTCGAGAGAAGGCAACCTAAATAAGAAGTACTGACTTAAAGCTAAACGGGCACCAACGATTCAGCCGATTAAAACGCCGCATTATGCATTATACCAGTATGAATAAAACATGCGAAATCGATTAATTTTCGGAGAGGATTTCCTCTTTGAGGCGCACACAAACCAAGGCCAATCACACAGACGGAATATGGAAAAGATTCCGCTATCGCTCTACCATCAATTTATCCATTGGCAATAATTGCTAATTATATTGGCGAAACCCAATTAATTTTATCGTGCCATTTTCCACCGCTCCGCAGGATGACAACCTCGATGCAGCCGAGCAAGTATACGGGCCTGGTGGCCGATCTGATGCCCAATATACGGGCGATGAAGTACTCGGGCCTGTTTATGCACAACTTCACGGGTGGCAGTGCGTTCATGAAGAAGGTGTACTCCTCGGTACACCTGGTGCTCCTACTGATGCAGTTCGCCTTTATCCTGGTCAACATGGCGTTGAACGCCGAGGAGGTGAACGAGCTGTCGGGCAACACGATTACCACCCTGTTCTTCACCCACTGCATGACCAAGTTCATCTACTTGGCCGTCAACCAGAAGAATTTCTACAGGTGAGTCAGAAACTGGGAACGGCAGTTCGTTGGCAAGAGGTACAAAAactacacagaaagaaaattcCTAGCATGTTTTTCTTGAATTGAGAAGATTCGTTCTTAAGAACCGTGTAAGCGCCAATGTTCTTATTTTGAGCTGTTCTTAGAACAAAATGATGAGCATCTTTTAAATATACTTCTGACTGGCGATTCAACTTAACTCAAGAACagtgaaataatttttaacttaaaaatcttcttatatttttaagaacataaaagtatgcaaaagtAATTTTTGTAATGCAATTTCTGAAATTACCTCAAATacggaaattaaaaatatataaataaaaacatttaattatatatttaaacaccTTCTTTAAATTAGTCCATCTGTATTGATTTGTttcattgattgattgattgatatCGATTACATAACTATTACCTCTTgctttaagtttattataagcCAAACcgctacactcataaaaataattttctacattttagaaaatcgccctaaaaaaattttcgccattgaactgagaaaaattttatattttcacgacaaatttgccataaattcaaggcaggtgaccataaaaaaatatttttagggttaatttttctatttttctaatatttagggcgatttttttcgatttgcttcgttttgaccttttctaaatccaacggcgaattgccctaattttttttctaaaatttgtctaaatacaagggcgattcgccttaaaaatcactccaaaagtgtgaaattcggtagcccagcggtctaatcacttgcgctttcaactttgctatatgaggactaaggtcgtggggttgtgggttcgaaccctgtgtgattcaacttgttttttatgttttttttttttttttgtaaacgttataatactaaggacattttttcgtccgaattttaaattaaagtagtctttaaaccttaaaaacgtatgggagttctgagttaaaagcatactttgtgtttgctggcaagaaaacgggactaattgtcacagtcgtcaggaaaaaaatattcggtttagttgcctttagtcaaattataacgtagacctcaggaaaataagatgtctgcagagtttgttcgttgtcttgcgcgatgggtctgtggtgcagcggtaggacgttagactctaaaccgagaggtcgtgggttcgattctcgcaatgaccaaaaaaagtaagttgttttttctcctcatatttatttccctaattcgtttacaaacatgatttttcagttctaacggctgtgttgtatagatcgggcccccctcctaacgcagctcccatataagctacacaccaatacaataatatgcaaCGGTCTCCTCCgtcggtgttgtttaattaaagcagtcccagttcccagaatatacacgACTAAAAttcatgcttcccaaattcagttaagcatgctcaaacacgattttttttaatttgcataattttttagggcatttgcctttaaaaacagaaagttCGCCcttacttttagaaaaatacgccTTAAacttagggcaaatcaccctaaaaataggaaaatatttctcaatacaagaaaaatcaccctaaattaaacaaaatttccatagggattttttagaaaaattttctaaatacacgggcgaatcgccagcggatacgatttatgggcgattttctaaatccacgggcgaaaagtcagttttttagggcgatttagggtaaaaatttctatgagtgtaggaGTCATCTAAACAATGTTAATTGAAAACTGATTTACTATTccttatcatatcatatcgcACTAAAGAGACATTTTAAAAgctaattaatataataacgTGTTTCCCTTCGCAGAACCTTAAATATATGGAATCAGGTGAACACGCATCCCTTGTTCGCCGAATCAGATGCTCGCTACCACTCGATTGCCCTGGCCAAGATGAGGAAGCTGTTCTTCCTGGTGATGCTAACCACCGTAGCCTCGGCCACCGCTTGGACCACGATCACCTTCTTCGGGGACAGCGTCAAGATGGTGGTGGATCACGAAACGAACTCTAGCATTCCGGTGGAGATCCCTCGGCTGCCGATCAAGTCCTTTTATCCGTGGAACGCCAGCCACGGATTGTTCTACATGATTAGCTTCGCCTTTCAGATCTACTACGTGCTCTTCTCGATGATCCACTCGAATCTCTGCGACGTGATGTTCTGTTCCTGGCTGATCTTCGCCTgcgagcagctgcagcacctGAAGGGTATTATGAAGCCCCTGATGGAGCTGTCTGCCTCACTGGACACCTACAGGCCGAATTCGGCGGCCCTTTTCAGGTCTTTATCGGCAAACTCCAAGTCGGAGCTAATCCATAATGAAGGTGAGTATTAGGAGTTTTTCCTTCCtgaatcaaattttcaaaaacccTACAAATTctgtcaaaattcaaattaagcaaaaaaaaaaatggaaatttttttgtatgcccTAGTATAGATaaaaattgtgattttttGTCGTTCTAGagataaacatttttgaattcTGATAGATCTTTTACAGttcttaatttgaaaatatttcaattaaggtCCAATGTATTAGATTcatatttacattaaatattttacgtttttaaaaagaagaatttcatatattaatcaaagcttaaaatatttaaattgactatacattttaaatgtaaaatttgtatatttcaaataatttcaattgaattggaaatattttgatttttttatcagtgcgCAGTTAATAAGCTCTTaccatataaaaataatacattttatactaGTCGACCAAATCAAAAGATTTTAGTGAAATTACATTTGTACTGAACCGGTAAACCCTTTGAAAAGCGCCACAACGAGCTGTTTTTTAATTGCAGAAAAGGATCCAGCCACCGACATGGACATGTCGGGCGTATACAGCTCGAAAGCGGATTGGGGCGCCCAGTTTCGAGCACCCTCGACCCTGCAGTCCTTCGGCGGAAACGGGGGCGGTGGCAACGGGGTGGTGAACGGGGCTAATCCCAATGGGCTGACCAAAAAACAGGAGATGATGGTGCGCAGTGCCATCAAGTACTGGGTGGAGCGGCACAAGCACGTGGTGCGGTGAGTTCAAAATCTGGCCAAATTTGACCAACAATTTGAAGAGGGCCACTGTGAGGATGAGTGATTGCAGCTGGTGATTTAAATACAGCATTCCGGGCCAGAAAGTCCTGGCACCGAAATCTAATTGCATTCACTTCGAGAAAACTCAAAGTCACTCGAACATATACTCAATCTCATTGGAATAAAATCTTAAACAGAAAAGCACATAAAAGGGATAAGCTGTTGGGAATGTGTTacttatatttttggttttttattttttatattcgaAGTTCTCTAAATGtctttaaacattaaattctATTAAGTTTGAACacctattttaatttattagtcGCTCGACAGATCCCTGCAGCTTGTTTGATTTACTTGATTATTTCCACAATTGCAATCATTGTTTGGGGCCCCTAGAGTGACGGCCTTGTTTGTCCTGTCCGACAGTTGGCTTAGCTATTTGTGTGTGCTGTTGTGGATCAAAATATTGACTCGAGTATTGCCTGTTCTCGTCCTTCCCCTTTCCCTTTTGCCTTCTCCCTGCAGCTTGGTGGCTGCCATTGGCGATACTTACGGAGCTGCCCTCCTGCTGCACATGTTGACCTCAACCATCAAGCTGACCCTGTTGGCCTACCAGGCCACGAAAATCAACGGAGTGAACGTCTACGCCTTTACA
This portion of the Drosophila takahashii strain IR98-3 E-12201 chromosome 3R, DtakHiC1v2, whole genome shotgun sequence genome encodes:
- the Orco gene encoding odorant receptor coreceptor isoform X2, whose translation is MGLWCSGRTLDSKPRGRGFDSRNDQKKTLNIWNQVNTHPLFAESDARYHSIALAKMRKLFFLVMLTTVASATAWTTITFFGDSVKMVVDHETNSSIPVEIPRLPIKSFYPWNASHGLFYMISFAFQIYYVLFSMIHSNLCDVMFCSWLIFACEQLQHLKGIMKPLMELSASLDTYRPNSAALFRSLSANSKSELIHNEEKDPATDMDMSGVYSSKADWGAQFRAPSTLQSFGGNGGGGNGVVNGANPNGLTKKQEMMVRSAIKYWVERHKHVVRLVAAIGDTYGAALLLHMLTSTIKLTLLAYQATKINGVNVYAFTVVGYLGYALAQVFHFCIFGNRLIEESSSVMEAAYSCHWYDGSEEAKTFVQIVCQQCQKAMSISGAKFFTVSLDLFASVLGAVVTYFMVLVQLK
- the Orco gene encoding odorant receptor coreceptor isoform X1; this translates as MTTSMQPSKYTGLVADLMPNIRAMKYSGLFMHNFTGGSAFMKKVYSSVHLVLLLMQFAFILVNMALNAEEVNELSGNTITTLFFTHCMTKFIYLAVNQKNFYRTLNIWNQVNTHPLFAESDARYHSIALAKMRKLFFLVMLTTVASATAWTTITFFGDSVKMVVDHETNSSIPVEIPRLPIKSFYPWNASHGLFYMISFAFQIYYVLFSMIHSNLCDVMFCSWLIFACEQLQHLKGIMKPLMELSASLDTYRPNSAALFRSLSANSKSELIHNEEKDPATDMDMSGVYSSKADWGAQFRAPSTLQSFGGNGGGGNGVVNGANPNGLTKKQEMMVRSAIKYWVERHKHVVRLVAAIGDTYGAALLLHMLTSTIKLTLLAYQATKINGVNVYAFTVVGYLGYALAQVFHFCIFGNRLIEESSSVMEAAYSCHWYDGSEEAKTFVQIVCQQCQKAMSISGAKFFTVSLDLFASVLGAVVTYFMVLVQLK